In Actinomycetota bacterium, the genomic window TGGAGCGACCGCGCCCACCGGAACGGGTCGGCGGCGATCTCCAGCACCCGCCAGCGCCGGCACGCCGACCGGATCGCGTTCTCAACGTCGACGATGGGGACCTGGCCACCACCTCGGGCCCGTCGGGGATGCTCCTCGTGACGCATCTTGGGTGGCAGGGTGGCCCGCAGCGCGTCGCGGTGGAGGAAGTCGTCGAGGGCCGGGTTGGCGATCGTCCGGGCGGTCGCGCTTCCCGGCCCGCGCCGAGATGGCCTCGAACGTGTCGTCGGTGACGACGTGGAGCTCGTCGACGAGCTCCATGCTCGGGTCCCAGCCTTGCAGACTGCCCGGGTCAGCGGGTAGCGCCATGAACACGCTGTCGGACCGCGGCTCGAGGAGGTGGTCGGCGAAGATCTGGCCCCGGGCGGACAGGTCCTTGTCCAGCTCGACCATGCGCTTGGCGGTGCGGAAGATGATCCGGGCTTGCCGCTCGTCGGACGCGCTGCCAGGGGCGCAGTTTCAGCGGTGCCGCGCCCCGGTGCCCCTCTGGCACGGTCACGTACCGCTCAATGAAGGCGATAGCCCGGGCACCTCCACGGCGCGGCAGGCGCCGGAGGCTAAGCGGCGGGCGGTGACCTGACCCCCTTTGGCCCGGCCCTCATCGGCATATCCTGGCGCCATGGATGAGACCAACCCCGCAGCCGACGCCAACCGAGTCGCTGTCGAGTGCCTGACCCTGTGGCTGGGGCAGGACCGACAACGGGCAATCGACCATATCGCCGCCCTCGAAGCCGACCCGAGTGGGCCGGGTCCAACCAACCTCATCGTCGGCCTGCTCAACCTGAGTTCGTGGCTGGTGTTGACGTTCGCCAGTGCGCAGGGCGCCACAACCGACGACGAGCTTCGGGAGAAGGCTGGGGTCATCAACCGCGAGTTCTTGCGGCAGCTCTCCGAGTAGTCGGTAACTTCGGCGGGCGAGGGGTCGCGGGCCATCACTCTGCTCAGGACTCGGGCGGCGACGTGGGCCAGGTGGGCGGATCGGGCGGCGTTACATGACCTGCAGCGAACGACCAGCGGGCCATCGGGGCGGCCGCCGCGTGCGACCTCGCGAATGTGGTCGGCGGTGAGGTCGGCCGATGGGTGGGCGGGTCGGCGCTCCCGCCCGGGGCACCAGTCACCCACCATGGCACGATGGTCCGCCACGACCGTCTTCTGCGTTCGCGCTCGTAGGCGTCGGCATGGAGGCCGGGCCGTCGTGCTGCTTTGGCTCGGCTCTTGGCCAGGTCATGGCGGCGCTGGCAGTCAACGCAGCGGGTCTTGCCGCGTACCAGGGTCCGGTAGTCCAGGCAGGCCCGGAGCAGGGGGCGCGTCATCGGCGCTTGCGGCGGCGGAGGAGGGTGAGGAGGACCGGGGTGGGGCGCGCGGCTGTGCCTCCTCCACGCACGGCGACCACCCCGGCGCCTGCGTAGGCCGGCACGCTGACCACCACGATATGGTCCAGCTCCGCCCTGGTCCTGGTCACGCGCTGGCGGTCGGCCGACCATCGGCTACCCCCGGGCACTTCGGCGAAACCGATGCTCAAGCCCAGCGGTACGCCGTCGCGGGCCAGGACCTGGTTCCCGAGCAGGGTGTCCGAGACCCGCCAGGCGCCCCAGGCGGCATCCGCCCGCTCCTCCAGCTCGACCGTCACGCCGATGGGCAGGGTGCCGGTGTCTCGCGGGTGGGCAGGTCCGTCCTCACGAGCGCGGCGGCGTTGAACTTGACGGTCGTCGTGTTGGAGAGCAGGGCCTGGTCGAGGTGGAGACCACCTACCGGACTGACTGGCAGGATGCGCGACGGGCTGATCAAGCGCGGCGGTTACTGGTACTTCGTGCTGGAT contains:
- a CDS encoding terminase large subunit, with the translated sequence MRHEEHPRRARGGGQVPIVDVENAIRSACRRWRVLEIAADPFRWARSLQLLEGEGLPVMEYPQSPGRMTPATARFYEAVVNG